The Acropora muricata isolate sample 2 chromosome 4, ASM3666990v1, whole genome shotgun sequence genome contains the following window.
TAGTCGTCCTCGACAGTTTCTCGGCGGGGGATTTGATACTCTTTTTTTTGTCgcatttttctaatatttgtCAAGTGAGGTCTTGGctgcaaataaattatttttcaacgTTTCTTTGTTAAATCACTATTGACGATCCACGAGGGTCAATAATGACTGAATTCTGTGGaggaaatacaaaaataaaaggtGAGTCGACGAAAAATTTGAAGATCTGCCCGCGCGTAGATTATCGTTCCAACAAAAGACAATAGGGAGATTAAGCAACAACGACGACGACGGGAAcaaaaaaccccacaaatttgcatatttgacaacgaacAACAGTATTTTTACACGccttgcatgtgcatttttcatcttttgacattttgaagacgttctcgttctttctacgacgtgaaatgacttgttttgcagttatgtggacgacgtgagcatatgatgacaaatgttcaattttgtcttcttatctcaaaagcgctggttccaatttaatttccaggacagttagaatacattttgcaaacataatgactttgaataattgggAAATGattaattgcagaaacgcgaagttacattttcagatgacgttcttgcttctGTCGACAtcttgtttgcttaagctccctaatatatTGAGGATCCTGGGGCAGTaagaaaagtggaaaaaacgcTTCAAGCTACTCGGTCGTGTGATATGATCGCACATGACGGTAAAGTAATCAATTTAGCGCCCTCTCTGCCCAATCACAGACTTGAGACAAGGAGCAAagcaataaaagaaaatagaacaaaaaatgaaaaaatagagTAGATTTTGCCTTGTATTTTCTGGTACATTGTTCGAACGGAGATTGTGCCGGACATAAGCGCATTCAGGAAGTGGCTGTGTCACTAAACATTGGTGCGGATCGTCTGCATGAGGCTCATGCGGGCATGCTCACTGCCCTCCTACAGCCACGTGAGCCACGGTAGGCCTCGCTAGAAAAATGTGTAAGGGTATAGCGCATTTTCTTAGCTCATTACGACGTGTATACTAAGGCAAAGCCATAGAAATCGCTAAATTCCAAGggaaaattttcatttgaaaactgccttGTCTCTTATTTCCTGCAAAAGCAAATTAAATGCAAATAGAAGTCCTACTtactaaaattttgttttgaatggAAGATTCACTCgcacatttttgttttggcGAATTCTATTCTGATGCCCCCTCTCTCTCCTGTTCCAATGATCTTCCTAAATACACAGACAAAGGAAAACGGTCGAGATCATGCCATCAGTTCTGTGATCCGAGGGAATGAACTTCTTCAATTTTCATTTGCTTACCCGTGAAGAAACTGTTTTGCGTAAGCTGCTGTGTGAACATCCTACGGAAGAAAAATTAACGTTTTTCAACTAGCTTGCAAATTGGACGAATTCTGAgacaataaaagaaaacaaattcgaTCTCTAGACTTAAGAATTAAGTCTGAAAGTTAACCACTAAACATATAGCATAACACAGAATCGGAAGAAAATCAACTGGGTGCTTATAATAGGTACCACATATTCCACAAAGCAGACAGGGTTGAGCCCTTTACTGAGCATTTTTAGGCGTCGAAAACCAGGTGTTCTGTAAATGAAAAAACATCAAGAGACAGTTTTAATTGCAAAGCTGTTCGATAAAAGAGGGAATATTAAAAAGAATGTCGACGATGACTCGAGGTAacgcagaaaaaaaatgcaagtgCTTCAAACAGGAGTCAGACCTGCCGTTGACCTTGCCTTAATTGGTTCGGGTGCTCTCTAAGCTATAGGAGACTCGGGCCTATAGGAAAAGGGCCATGTAAACTGCAATCTCGGAAAAATCAATCGGGACGCACGCGCAATTTTCGCGCCGTGATTCAATGGGGGAGATTAAGTATCGACGACGTCACAAAATaagaatttgataaaataagCGTGCTATAGCGATATTCGCTGTTTATAAacaattcttttgatatttaaatttgccaaccacagaacaaaagaattctttGTTTCGACAGCCAATAAACCTCTGGTTGGCAAATTAATGACAATGGGTGACGTAACGGTGAGTATCGCTATACGTGCTGCACGCACTTGTCTTTAAAACAACAATAGGaagcttaagcctggtttccatatggttgtatctgtcgtatctgtcgtacgaaaaaaattcataggacagatagaattcattctatctcgtacaacaagttgtatctgtcgtttcttttgtattgagcatttgtacgggaggtttccataaatttatatctgtcctatgaatttttttcgtacgacagacacgacagatgcaacaatatggaaaccaggctttaagcaaagacgacgtcgacgacagcgagaacgtcatctgaaaatgtaattttgcgcttttgcaataatttctcaattattcaaagtcattaggcttgcaaaatgtgttctaattatcctggaattaaattcgaacaagcgcttcagagatagacaaaattgaaacttttgtcATCATCTGCTCACGTGGTCCACACAACCGCAagacaagtcatttcacgtcatggaaagaacgagaacgtctgcgaaatgtaaaaaatttaaaacgcacgtgcaaagcgtgcaagagtactgtttttcactttcaaatATGCAGATCTGCGACGTTCTTGCTGTTGTCGACGTCGTTGtagcttaagctccctaatgtgaaataggccttttgcaacaaacgatcacatggtaccaaaaatccgccatgctggagggcaagctcattattattcccgcactgggacatcaaagcaaaggcaagtcaagcttcactggttcaggtcttcaggtctctttgttttaatgtcccaatGCGGGAATagtaatgagcttgccctccagcatggcggattttttCTACCATGTGATcctttgttgcaaaaggcctattaccaCATTTTCGGTAAGCGTAAGCCGTATCATAGCAATTCTTTAAATTCTCTGTATTTGCTTGAACGGCGCTCGTTGCGGTCCACGGGGCCATTTCTTGAAAGACTTGGTAACTCATCGGGCcggaaaagcaattcttgaaactatgatcctGTTGCCGAAAAAGCTGCTCTactaatatgtttcagatataagggaaggcaaaataactgccaattTTCAAAGCTTAAAACgtgttcttattgaagataGAAAGAGATTTATATCACCCGAAAAGTATCCCGTCGGCATTAAGTTGTGGGAGGGGAGGGTGAGGAGCAATGGCTCCATTTGGCCAGGAACAAGAATCGTGTACAGGAGTGTCCCGATATAATTTCAGATGACAATTTTACAATCACTAAAAACGTCGAAAAGGGAAATTTTCCTAATCAAAGTATTGAAAAAATGACCCAGACGTACTCGCCAAAGACATCTCGTAGTTGTTGTTCAGAACAATCTTTTTCCAAGTTTGCCACGAACAACGTCGAGCAAGGCATATTTCCCGCCAGGTCACCGCCAAACAGTGCTACTTGTAGTGGACCTGTTGGGGAGCCCAATGCTGGAAAAATTGGATGGTGTTGAGGAAAGCTCTGCGAAAAATtcataaattaaaaacaaagttTAAAGGTCAGAAACTGATACTTTACCATTTCAAGTTCTCAAAAATAACGCCCGCTTAGAAATAAGTAAGGGTTATTTTAAGGCGACGAGGCAATATGTGATTTATTCAGCGACGACGCAGCCAGATTTAAATTAATCACATATCCACCAGGTGACAAAAATAACAGTATAATTTTCACATGGGCGAGGTTTCAGAAGTCGGGTGTAAATAAAATTTTAGTTGCAAAAATCATGGCAAAAAGCAGGTTTAGGATTATCACCTGACCCAACAAAGTCCGACTTTGACGTGACAGGCGGCGTAGCTATGAAGGTTGCGGCCCGAATGTTAGTACTCATTCCATGAAAGAATTTATAACCATTAGGAGATTTCTTATGGTTTCTGTGTGTATTCAACTGGATGGATCAAAACCTACATAATGATAGACCCATTCGATGACTTACTTGTAGCTGCTGAATTATCGTTGGATGATGATTGAAAGGGTTATGTGCTGTCGCTGCTGCAGCCATTATATCATTAAATATCGGACTGATGACATAAAACAGCACACGAAAATAATCAGTACAATCACAAAACAGAAGCTTTAAAAAGCAGAGAATTTCTTTGCCGAGAAGGGGAGCTTACGTGACCATTCTCTGGGATGTTAGATTTTCATCGGACTGaatgctatttaacaattattcactgaagTGGAGGTGAGTAGTGCTAGATATTTGCCGAGCCACGAAGcagcgaggtaaatatccaccactttcaccgacacgaaggtgaataattgttttagaatATACCAATATAAGTTGACAAAATAGCaccaaaaactactttatctgcGACAATTACCTggaaaatgatcgatttttagaaTTTCGCGACCTACTcgatgctcggaggtgaatataATTGAACAATTGTAGTACATGCTAATCACAATTATTGCAGAAAATGTGCAGGCAATTGGCTGTATGCCGATTTCAATTAGGATCAATTATTGCCCTTCGCACAAAACTCGTGCAAAACTACTTCCTGACATGACTCTGATCTGGACGGATAACCTGTTTGGTCATTAACAGCTGTGTCAATTCGAGAGAACTGATGCACTTGCGCAATTTTAGATTCAGTCTGGCCGATATGGCGGGAAAGTTCTAACAAATGGGACGCGCCCTTAGAATCAACTTCAATGTCTCTTTTGATGACACGAAGTGTAAATAAACCACATGAAGTGTCCTCCCTAACTCCACTCTTCAAATACACAAACAAACCCTGAACCTAAGCTAAATGAATTACAAGTACAAACGTTCGCCCTATTTTTTGATGGTGTCTATAACTAGTCCCCGTTTGCTCAGCCAACTGAGCAAACTCGTTAATGAACTTCATTTCGTTGTTGAAAAGTTAATACCTCTACACTTCGTATAGGAATTACTTACGCGGGATAGGCTAAGTTTGGCTCTGGTGTGGGTAAAAATCCCGCAGTTGCAAATTCGGCAGGCACTAAAAGAGAGAGAAGGCCAGTATCAAGTTAGCCATGCACAATAGG
Protein-coding sequences here:
- the LOC136914765 gene encoding RNA-binding protein, mRNA-processing factor 2a-like gives rise to the protein MDAKSTSSDDEVRTLFVSGLPIDVKPREIYLLFRGFKGYEGSLLKLTDKQGKTLSPVAFVTFENREQAEEAKAALQGVRFDPDASLTLRLEFARSNTKVSKPVNKQAVLAPHFYPREPQFLPAEFATAGFLPTPEPNLAYPAPIFNDIMAAAATAHNPFNHHPTIIQQLQSFPQHHPIFPALGSPTGPLQVALFGGDLAGNMPCSTLFVANLEKDCSEQQLRDVFGETPGFRRLKMLSKGLNPVCFVEYVDVHTAAYAKQFLHGKIIGTGERGGIRIEFAKTKMCE